GGCAGTCAGTCGACCGGATTTGGGAGAAGAATAAATGAGCCAGCGAATTCAGGTCATCATTGCAGACGACCATCCGGTCATCTTGTTCGGCGCCGCGCAGGCGCTCAGCAAGTTTCCGGAAGTCGACGTCGTTGGCCAGGCGCGTCAGTCCACCGAACTCGTGCAGCTGCTGCAGAAAACGCCGTGCGACGTACTGGTGACGGACCTAGCCATGCCTGGCGGCACCTACGGCGACGGCATGCCGCTGCTCGGCTATATCGGCCGGCAGTTTCCGAAAGTGCGGCTCGTCGTGCTGACCATGCTCGAAAATCCGGCCTTGCTCAAACGTTTGCGCGAAGTCGGCGTCGTGTCGATCATCAACAAGGCCGACGACATGAACCACATCGGCTGGGCGATCCAGCACGTCATGCGCGGTCAGGAATACCTCGGGCCGTCCGTCAAGGCGGCGCTCGACAGCATGGGCATCGGCGCGGCCGGGCAGCAGCGCGGCGTCATTCTGTCGAAGCGTGAACTGGAAGTGGTGCGGCTTTTCGTGTCGGGCATGACCATTACCGAGATTGCGGGGCAACTGCGGCGTAGTATCAAGACCATCAGCACGCAAAAAAACACGGCAATGCGCAAACTCGGCATCGAACGGGATTCGGAATTATTCCAATATGCGCAAAGCAACGGATTAATGAACCTGTCCGCCTATACGGGCGACGGGTCGCTGGAAGATACGCCGCTGTCCGATTCGAAGTCGCTGTAGATTCAAATTCGCGAGACGACAAAAAAGCCGCTGAGTAAAATCAGCGGCTTTTTGTTTTCAGTCGCCTGCAAGCGACGATTATTTATTGCGGCGTGGCGGTTGCGCCGCCATGCGCCGCCGACCATTCGGCCGGCGCGTGCAGGAATTTTTCGACCTCGTCGAGCGTCTTCGATTCGAAATAGCCCTGTTCCTTCGCGACGCGCAACACGTCCCACCACGTGGCGAGCGCGTGCAGATCGACGTCGATGTCCTTCAGCACGGACACGCTTTCCTTGAAGATGTTGTAGTGGAACAGCACGAAGCAGTGGTTCACCGTCGCGCCGGCCGTGCGCAGCGCATTGACGAAGTTGATCTTGCTGCGGCTGTCCGTCGTTAGGTCTTCGACCAGCAGCACGCGCTGACCTTCAGTCAGCAAGCCTTCGATCTGCGCGTTGCGGCCGAAGCCCTTCGGCTTCTTGCGCACGTACTGCATCGGCACCATGAGACGGTCGGCGATCCAGGCGGCGAACGGGATGCCTGCAGTCTCGCCGCCCGCGACGGCGTCGATCTGCTCGTAGCCGACATCGCGCAGGATGGTGGCTTCGGCCATTTCCATCAGCCCGCGACGCACGCGCGGATACGAAATCAGCTTGCGGCAGTCGATGTACACCGGGCTCGCCCAGCCGGACGTGAAGATGAACGGTTTTTCCGCGTTGAAATGCACCGCCTGCACTTCGAGCAGCATCTTGGCGGTGGTGTCGGAGATCGTCTGGCGATCGAAGCCTGTCATGGGCGAATCCTTGGACTGATGTGGCGCTTCTGGAAGCGGAAGGCGGCCGCGAGGGCCCTGGCGCATGAACCGGACGCCGGACGAGCCGTCTTTCGAAGGGCTGTCTGGCGTTTTTCTGCGCGCGTGTCGACGGGACCGGCGCTCGAGCGCCTGCGTTGTCCCATGCACAGCTAACCCGCGATTTTACCCGAGCCTGCGCGGCGGAGCGAGCAGGGCGGCGGCGCGCGCCCGACCGACTTTTTTCCAGTTGTGACGGCAGCACGCTCGCCAGTACACTCGCCGCGCCTTCCGACTCACTCGTGCCGATGACATCCGCCTCCCGCCCGACCGATCCGACCGCCTCCTTGCCTCGCCACGCCTGGCATGCGCTCGCCGCATCCGTGCTCGGCTACGCGATGGACGGCTTCGACCTGCTGATTCTCGGCTTCATGCTTCCCGCGATCGCTGCCGAACTGCACTTGTCGACCGCGCAATCCGGCGCGCTGGTCACGTGGACGCTCGCGGGCGCGGTGGCGGGCGGCGTCGTATTCGGTGTGCTGTCGGACTTCTTCGGCCGCGTGCGCATGCTCACGTGGACCATTCTGCTATTCGCCGTGTTCACCGGTCTCTGCGCGCTGGCACGCGGTTACGGCGACCTGCTGTTTTATCGCACGATGGCCGGAGTCGGGTTAGGCGGCGAGTTCGGCATCGGCATGGCGCTGGTCGCGGAGGCGTGGCCCGCGCGGCTGCGGGCGCGTGTGTCGTCGTATGTCGGGCTCGGCTGGCAACTGGGCGTCCTCGGCGCCGCGCTGCTCACACCGCTTCTCCTGCCGCTGATCGGCTGGCGCGGCATGTTCGCGGTCGGTCTGGCTCCCGCTGTCGTCTCGTTTCTGGTGCGGCGGCGCGTCGCCGAACCGGCGGTGTTCACCGCCCGTCGCGCTGCAAGCCCCGCGCGCAAGCTCCCCTTCAAGCGCCTTTTCGACGACGCACGCACCGCACGCGCGAGCCTCGGCGTGATCGTGCTGTGCTCGGTGCAGAACTTCGGCTACTACGGGCTGATGATCTGGCTGCCGAGCTATCTTTCGAAGACGTTCGGCTATTCGCTCACGAAATCCGGCGTCTGGACGGCTGCGACCGTGCTCGGCATGGCGCTCGGCATCTGGCTTTTCGGCATGGCGGCCGACCGCTTCGGACGCAAGCCCGCGTTTCTCGCGTATCAGATCGGCGCCGTCGCCATGGTCTTCGTGTATTCGAATCTGACCAGCCCGGCCGCTCTCCTCATCGGCGGCGCGGCAATGGGCGTGTTCGTCAACGGGATGATCGGCGGCTACGGCGCGCTGATCTCCGAGATTTATCCGACCGAAGCGCGCGCCACCGCGCAGAACGTGCTGTTCAACATCGGCCGGGCGGTCGGCGGACTGGGGCCGGTCGCGGTCGGCGCGCTCGCGGCGCGTTACACGTTCGCGGTGGCGCTCGCATTCCTCGCCAGCATCTATCTACTCGATGTCGCCGCGACGCTCTGTCTGATCCCCGAAAAACGCGGCGCCGAACTCGACTAAGAATCGCCGCGCGCCTCTTCGTCCGACGAAACGCCCGCCCAGCAACGCTTCGCGGGTGCAATGGTGCGTCGCGCCATTTGGGATGTGCGGTGTACACTGAACGTCCCAAAAACAAGGCTCCGTTCGCCCGCTTCATCCTTGCCGGGCGGCACGCTGCGTCTATCCGACGCGCCGGGTGACTGAGACCATCGGTCCATCGATTCACATCCCGCCCACAGTGCTGAGCGGCTGCCGGCTGTGAACCCCTGTTCAAATAATTTCCAAACGTCTCAGGCTAATCATGGACGAACAACTGAAGCAAAGCGCTCTCGCGTACCACCAGAATCCGCGTCCCGGCAAGATTTCCGTCACGCCGACCAAACCGCTCTCAAACCAGCTCGACTTGTCGCTCGCGTATTCGCCGGGCGTCGCGGCGGCGTGCATGGCGATCTACGACGAACCGCTCGACGCGCAGAAGTACACGTCGCGCGCGAACCTCGTCGGCGTCGTGACGAACGGCACGGCGGTGCTCGGCCTCGGCAACATCGGACCGCTCGCGGCCAAGCCGGTGATGGAAGGCAAAGGCTGTCTCTTCAAGAAGTTCGCGGGCATCGACGTATTCGACATCGAACTGAACGAGACGGACCCGGACAAGCTCGTCGACGCCATCGCGATGCTGGAGCCGACGCTCGGCGGCATCAATCTGGAAGACATCAAGGCGCCGGAATGCTTCTACATCGAAAAGAAGCTGCGCGAGCGCATGAAGATTCCCGTCTTCCATGACGATCAGCACGGTACGGCGATCATCGCGTCGGCGGCGATTCTCAACGGCCTGAAAGTGGTCGGCAAGACGCTCGACAACGTAAAGCTCGTT
This Caballeronia sp. LZ062 DNA region includes the following protein-coding sequences:
- a CDS encoding response regulator, with the translated sequence MSQRIQVIIADDHPVILFGAAQALSKFPEVDVVGQARQSTELVQLLQKTPCDVLVTDLAMPGGTYGDGMPLLGYIGRQFPKVRLVVLTMLENPALLKRLREVGVVSIINKADDMNHIGWAIQHVMRGQEYLGPSVKAALDSMGIGAAGQQRGVILSKRELEVVRLFVSGMTITEIAGQLRRSIKTISTQKNTAMRKLGIERDSELFQYAQSNGLMNLSAYTGDGSLEDTPLSDSKSL
- a CDS encoding orotate phosphoribosyltransferase, encoding MTGFDRQTISDTTAKMLLEVQAVHFNAEKPFIFTSGWASPVYIDCRKLISYPRVRRGLMEMAEATILRDVGYEQIDAVAGGETAGIPFAAWIADRLMVPMQYVRKKPKGFGRNAQIEGLLTEGQRVLLVEDLTTDSRSKINFVNALRTAGATVNHCFVLFHYNIFKESVSVLKDIDVDLHALATWWDVLRVAKEQGYFESKTLDEVEKFLHAPAEWSAAHGGATATPQ
- a CDS encoding MFS transporter, whose product is MTSASRPTDPTASLPRHAWHALAASVLGYAMDGFDLLILGFMLPAIAAELHLSTAQSGALVTWTLAGAVAGGVVFGVLSDFFGRVRMLTWTILLFAVFTGLCALARGYGDLLFYRTMAGVGLGGEFGIGMALVAEAWPARLRARVSSYVGLGWQLGVLGAALLTPLLLPLIGWRGMFAVGLAPAVVSFLVRRRVAEPAVFTARRAASPARKLPFKRLFDDARTARASLGVIVLCSVQNFGYYGLMIWLPSYLSKTFGYSLTKSGVWTAATVLGMALGIWLFGMAADRFGRKPAFLAYQIGAVAMVFVYSNLTSPAALLIGGAAMGVFVNGMIGGYGALISEIYPTEARATAQNVLFNIGRAVGGLGPVAVGALAARYTFAVALAFLASIYLLDVAATLCLIPEKRGAELD